In Thermomonas carbonis, a single genomic region encodes these proteins:
- a CDS encoding metal-dependent hydrolase codes for MDSLTQIVLGSAVAAAIAPARHRRAALLAGAALGTLPDLDALPLMLLSDDPVVNMTVHRSVSHSLFVLPLLACAIWWLFKRFGKGRVAEAPQRWFWAIQLALVTHPLLDAFTVYGTQLWWPLMPPPTMWSSVFIIDPLYTLWLLAACVAAFFLRERASAQRVLVAGLVLSTAYLGWSLLAKALVDREADRALAAMGLADAPRFSVPMPFNTLLWRVVAMTPSGFVEGERSLVADEGPMQFRGHASNVQALRQAAEIPAVQRLSWFNHGFMKAQVRDGQLVLSDLRMGAEPDYTFNFAVAERDGEGWRAIPPQQLRWPWQARRRLGEMWTRIWNEPAPDQAAASSGEMPATSVSK; via the coding sequence ATGGATTCATTGACCCAGATCGTCCTTGGCAGCGCCGTCGCTGCCGCCATCGCACCCGCCCGCCACCGGCGTGCCGCCTTGCTGGCCGGTGCCGCGCTGGGCACCTTGCCGGATCTCGATGCGCTGCCGCTGATGCTGCTGAGCGACGACCCGGTGGTGAACATGACGGTGCATCGCAGTGTCAGCCATTCGCTGTTCGTGCTGCCGCTGCTGGCCTGCGCGATCTGGTGGCTGTTCAAGCGCTTCGGCAAGGGACGCGTGGCCGAAGCGCCACAGCGATGGTTCTGGGCGATCCAGTTGGCGCTGGTCACCCATCCGCTGCTGGATGCGTTCACCGTCTATGGCACGCAACTATGGTGGCCGCTGATGCCACCGCCGACGATGTGGTCCAGCGTCTTCATCATCGATCCGCTGTACACGCTCTGGTTGCTGGCCGCCTGCGTGGCCGCGTTCTTCCTGCGCGAACGCGCCTCGGCGCAACGCGTGCTGGTCGCGGGACTGGTATTGAGCACCGCCTACCTGGGCTGGTCGCTGCTGGCGAAGGCGCTGGTCGATCGCGAAGCGGATCGCGCACTTGCCGCGATGGGCCTGGCAGATGCGCCGCGCTTCTCGGTGCCGATGCCATTCAATACGCTGCTGTGGCGTGTGGTGGCGATGACGCCGAGCGGATTCGTCGAAGGTGAGCGCTCGCTGGTGGCCGATGAAGGACCCATGCAGTTCCGCGGCCATGCCTCCAACGTGCAGGCCTTGCGTCAGGCCGCAGAGATCCCTGCGGTGCAGCGGCTCAGCTGGTTCAATCACGGCTTCATGAAGGCGCAGGTGCGCGACGGCCAGTTGGTGCTCAGCGACCTGCGCATGGGTGCGGAACCGGACTACACCTTCAACTTCGCGGTCGCCGAACGCGATGGCGAGGGTTGGCGCGCGATCCCGCCGCAGCAGTTGCGTTGGCCGTGGCAGGCACGGCGTCGCCTCGGCGAAATGTGGACGCGGATCTGGAACGAGCCAGCGCCGGATCAGGCGGCGGCGAGTTCCGGCGAAATGCCGGCGACCAGCGTATCGAAATAA
- a CDS encoding UDP-2,3-diacylglucosamine diphosphatase: protein MTSPAATPLRRAVFISDVHLGSRHCHAAELATFLSTLRCKRLYLVGDIVDLWWMAQRRAQWGGAQNRVVEALHTLRRAGTELIYIPGNHDRPIRRFCGLALPAMQVRRRAIHVTADGRRLLVVHGDEFDGVTHFGNLQEKFGDWLYYRILSGNRLLNIVRGRLGLRYWSLSEFLKSKSGAAERFIERFMQAGLDDARRRGLDGIICGHIHRAALLQRDGLVYANDGDWVESLSALVEEPDGTLRLLAHTGKLLAEVQPRSRAVPTAAPEALPRAA from the coding sequence GTGACATCGCCTGCCGCGACGCCGCTGCGCCGCGCGGTGTTCATCTCCGACGTGCACCTCGGCTCGCGCCACTGCCACGCGGCGGAGCTGGCAACATTCCTCTCGACGTTGCGTTGCAAGCGGCTGTACCTGGTCGGCGACATCGTCGACCTGTGGTGGATGGCGCAGCGGCGCGCGCAATGGGGCGGTGCGCAGAATCGCGTGGTGGAAGCACTGCACACGCTGCGTCGCGCTGGCACCGAACTCATCTACATCCCCGGCAACCACGATCGCCCGATCCGCCGCTTCTGCGGGCTGGCATTGCCGGCGATGCAGGTGCGCCGTCGCGCGATCCACGTCACTGCGGATGGCCGCCGCCTGCTGGTGGTGCACGGCGACGAGTTCGATGGCGTCACCCACTTCGGCAACCTGCAGGAGAAGTTCGGCGACTGGCTGTACTACCGAATACTCAGCGGCAACCGCTTGTTGAATATCGTGCGTGGTCGTTTGGGCCTGCGGTACTGGTCGCTGTCGGAGTTCCTGAAGTCGAAGAGCGGTGCGGCGGAGCGTTTCATCGAGCGCTTCATGCAGGCCGGCCTGGACGACGCGCGCCGTCGCGGCCTGGACGGCATCATTTGCGGCCATATCCATCGCGCCGCGCTGCTGCAACGCGACGGCCTGGTGTATGCCAACGACGGCGACTGGGTGGAAAGCCTGAGCGCGTTGGTCGAGGAACCCGACGGCACCCTGCGCCTGCTGGCGCATACCGGCAAGCTGCTGGCCGAAGTGCAGCCAAGGTCACGGGCAGTGCCGACTGCTGCGCCCGAGGCGCTGCCGCGCGCCGCGTGA
- a CDS encoding GNAT family N-acyltransferase, whose product MLQLEERVRQRFPHWFRGRRAAIARPLLRGIARWSRLAEIDAFIAANRHVRGFDFVAAALQFLGARYQVDDAGLARIPAHGRLLVVANHPSGALDALALLDAIGKVRRDVRIVANDMLSALDNLDGLLLPVRILGGRPAPDSLRAVDAALARGECVVVFPAGEVSRLGPRGIRDTRWRRGFLRFARGCDAPVLPVRIQARNSALFYGASALFKPAGTALLAREMFARRGRRILLQIGTPRAIPADSDGASLLRDIRRALYALGTRRQRDERSEPEGPEPLVEAVDPAQVRAGVVGLRVLGETGDGKQIRVGTLAVDAPLLREIGRLRELTFRAVGEGTGRRLDLDAWDSWYEHIVLWDDAASKVVGAYRIARGAPVLATHGIRGLYTASLFDYADDAIARIAQGMELGRSFVVPEYWGSRSIDYLWQGIGAYLRAHPKVRYLFGAVSISAALPIAAREQIAAHYAHYFGGAADEVVSKRPFAYRAAQPADATMDADTAFRVLKANLDALGAQLPMLYKQYTELCEPGGARFLAFGVDPGFSDAVDGLIEVDIQRMRPKKRQRYLEDKSQSAEAVA is encoded by the coding sequence ATGCTCCAGCTCGAAGAACGGGTTCGCCAGCGTTTCCCGCACTGGTTCCGCGGCCGCCGTGCCGCCATCGCCCGCCCGCTGCTGCGCGGGATCGCGCGCTGGTCGCGACTCGCCGAGATCGACGCCTTCATCGCCGCCAACCGCCACGTGCGCGGCTTCGACTTTGTCGCCGCGGCGCTGCAGTTCCTCGGCGCACGCTATCAAGTGGACGATGCCGGCCTGGCACGCATCCCCGCGCACGGCCGCCTGTTGGTCGTCGCCAATCATCCCAGCGGCGCGCTCGACGCGCTGGCCCTGCTGGATGCCATCGGCAAGGTGCGGCGGGATGTGCGCATCGTCGCCAACGACATGCTGTCCGCGCTCGACAACCTCGACGGCCTGTTGCTGCCGGTGCGCATTCTCGGCGGCCGGCCCGCACCCGACAGCCTGCGCGCGGTCGATGCGGCGCTGGCGCGTGGCGAGTGCGTGGTGGTGTTCCCGGCCGGCGAGGTCTCGCGGCTTGGCCCGCGCGGCATCCGCGACACGCGCTGGCGGCGCGGCTTCCTGCGTTTCGCCCGCGGCTGCGATGCGCCGGTATTGCCGGTGCGCATCCAGGCGCGCAATTCAGCGCTCTTCTACGGCGCGTCCGCCCTGTTCAAGCCCGCCGGCACCGCGCTGCTGGCGCGCGAGATGTTCGCGCGGCGCGGGCGGCGCATCCTCCTGCAGATCGGCACGCCACGCGCGATCCCTGCCGACTCCGATGGTGCCTCGCTGTTGCGCGACATTCGCCGTGCGTTGTATGCGCTGGGCACGCGCCGGCAACGCGACGAGCGCAGCGAACCCGAAGGGCCCGAGCCGCTCGTGGAGGCGGTGGATCCCGCGCAGGTGCGTGCAGGCGTGGTCGGCCTGCGCGTGCTCGGCGAAACCGGCGACGGCAAGCAGATCCGGGTCGGCACGCTGGCAGTCGATGCCCCGTTGCTGCGCGAGATCGGCCGCCTGCGCGAGCTGACCTTCCGCGCGGTCGGCGAGGGCACCGGCCGCCGGCTGGACCTCGACGCCTGGGACAGCTGGTACGAGCACATCGTGCTGTGGGATGACGCGGCCTCGAAGGTGGTCGGCGCGTATCGGATCGCCCGCGGCGCGCCGGTGCTGGCCACGCACGGCATCCGCGGCCTGTACACCGCATCGCTGTTCGACTACGCCGACGACGCCATCGCCCGCATCGCCCAGGGCATGGAACTCGGTCGCAGCTTCGTGGTGCCCGAGTACTGGGGCAGCCGCAGCATCGATTACCTGTGGCAGGGCATCGGTGCCTACCTGCGCGCGCATCCGAAGGTGCGTTACCTGTTCGGCGCGGTGTCGATCAGCGCGGCGCTGCCGATCGCGGCCCGCGAGCAGATTGCGGCGCACTACGCGCATTACTTCGGTGGCGCTGCCGATGAAGTGGTGTCGAAGCGACCGTTCGCGTATCGCGCCGCGCAGCCTGCGGACGCCACGATGGACGCCGACACCGCATTCCGCGTGCTCAAGGCCAATCTGGACGCGCTCGGTGCGCAACTGCCGATGCTCTACAAGCAGTACACCGAGCTTTGCGAACCCGGTGGCGCGCGCTTCCTCGCGTTCGGGGTGGATCCCGGTTTCAGCGATGCGGTGGATGGCTTGATCGAGGTCGACATCCAGCGCATGCGGCCGAAGAAGCGCCAGCGTTATCTGGAAGACAAGTCGCAATCGGCCGAGGCAGTCGCGTGA
- the metK gene encoding methionine adenosyltransferase encodes MSSYLFTSESVSEGHPDKIADQISDAVLDAILAQDKRARVACETMVKTGAAIVAGEVTTSAWVDIEALARKVINDIGYDNSDVGFDGHTCAIINMLGKQSPDINQGVDRKKPEEQGAGDQGLMFGYACNEAPEFMPAPLYYSHRLVEQQAKVRKKGKLKWLRPDAKSQVTLRYDGNNVLGLDAVVLSTQHDPDIKQKDLVEAVRAEILVPVLPKKWLDSLSKNKVHINPTGKFVIGGPVGDCGLTGRKIIVDTYGGMARHGGGAFSGKDPSKVDRSAAYAARYVAKNIVAAGLADKCEVQVSYAIGVAQPTSISVTTFGTGKVGDDVIEKLIRANFDLRPYGIMQMLDLEHPIYQATAAYGHFGRKPKEISYTDGSGKKQTATAFSWEKTDKAEQLRKSAKL; translated from the coding sequence ATGTCCAGCTATCTCTTCACCTCGGAATCGGTCAGCGAAGGCCATCCCGACAAGATCGCCGACCAGATCTCAGACGCCGTCCTCGACGCGATCCTCGCGCAGGACAAGCGCGCCCGCGTGGCCTGCGAGACCATGGTGAAGACCGGCGCCGCCATCGTCGCCGGCGAAGTCACCACCAGCGCCTGGGTCGACATCGAAGCGCTGGCGCGCAAGGTCATCAACGACATCGGCTACGACAATTCCGATGTCGGCTTCGACGGCCACACCTGCGCGATCATCAACATGCTCGGCAAGCAGTCGCCGGACATCAACCAGGGTGTGGACCGCAAGAAGCCCGAGGAACAGGGTGCGGGCGACCAGGGCCTGATGTTCGGCTACGCCTGCAACGAAGCCCCGGAATTCATGCCCGCGCCGCTGTACTACTCGCACCGTCTGGTCGAGCAGCAGGCCAAGGTGCGCAAGAAGGGCAAGCTCAAGTGGCTGCGCCCGGACGCCAAGTCGCAGGTCACCCTGCGCTACGACGGCAACAACGTGCTCGGCCTCGACGCCGTGGTGCTGTCGACCCAGCATGATCCGGACATCAAGCAGAAGGACCTGGTCGAAGCCGTGCGCGCCGAGATCCTGGTGCCGGTGCTTCCGAAGAAGTGGCTGGATTCGCTGTCGAAGAACAAGGTCCACATCAACCCGACCGGCAAGTTCGTGATCGGCGGGCCGGTGGGCGACTGCGGCCTGACCGGCCGCAAGATCATCGTCGACACCTACGGCGGCATGGCCCGCCACGGCGGCGGTGCGTTCTCCGGCAAGGATCCGTCCAAGGTCGACCGCTCGGCTGCCTACGCCGCGCGCTACGTGGCCAAGAACATCGTCGCCGCCGGCCTGGCCGACAAGTGCGAGGTGCAGGTCAGCTACGCGATCGGCGTGGCCCAGCCCACCAGCATCTCGGTCACCACCTTCGGCACCGGCAAGGTCGGCGACGACGTGATCGAGAAGCTGATCCGCGCCAATTTCGACCTGCGCCCGTACGGCATCATGCAGATGCTCGACCTGGAGCACCCGATCTACCAGGCCACCGCCGCCTACGGCCACTTCGGTCGCAAGCCGAAGGAGATCAGCTACACCGACGGCAGCGGCAAGAAGCAGACCGCCACCGCCTTCTCCTGGGAGAAGACCGACAAGGCCGAGCAGTTGCGCAAGTCCGCCAAGCTGTAA
- a CDS encoding type II restriction endonuclease: protein MKQLGLERLRAPVFLATVDDRVSSEAIADMARNAIVLVVPESLKASKEAVYEKEDAVITFRDFFHDQIRVRRPALLVAG from the coding sequence TTGAAGCAATTGGGGCTGGAACGCCTGCGTGCGCCGGTGTTCCTGGCCACCGTTGACGACCGCGTATCAAGCGAGGCGATCGCCGACATGGCGCGCAATGCGATCGTGCTGGTGGTGCCGGAGTCGCTGAAAGCATCGAAAGAAGCCGTGTACGAGAAGGAGGATGCGGTCATCACCTTCCGCGACTTCTTCCACGACCAGATCCGCGTGCGTCGACCGGCTTTGCTGGTGGCGGGTTGA
- a CDS encoding HNH endonuclease — MFPAMTNVPAISKDAFASSGNWTREQTKLAFHFYCQTPFGKLHGRNPDVIALASLLNRTPDALAMKCCNIASLDPAMGARGVAGLGNASSLDRQIWGEFHSDWEALALECEALLEALRAQYAQPVRDAEIAEAVEDISRDFVGETRAAMVKVRVKQAFFRRSVLSGYHYRCCISGVSDSRLLVASHIVPWRDDVAIRLHPGNGLCLSALHDKAFDSYLFSLTDDYRIVLSAALENTKDSFLREAFHPISDRRIELPERFIPEVGFVQRHRERMLVSA; from the coding sequence ATGTTCCCGGCCATGACAAATGTCCCCGCGATTTCCAAAGATGCATTCGCAAGTTCCGGCAACTGGACACGCGAACAAACAAAGCTAGCTTTCCATTTCTATTGCCAGACGCCATTCGGAAAATTGCATGGACGAAACCCGGATGTCATCGCGCTGGCCTCTTTGCTGAATCGCACACCTGATGCGCTTGCGATGAAGTGCTGCAACATCGCCAGCCTCGATCCGGCGATGGGGGCGCGTGGGGTGGCTGGCTTGGGCAATGCTTCGTCTTTGGATCGCCAGATCTGGGGCGAGTTTCATTCGGATTGGGAGGCGCTCGCGCTGGAATGCGAAGCATTGCTCGAAGCGTTGCGAGCCCAATATGCGCAGCCCGTGCGGGATGCCGAAATCGCGGAAGCCGTCGAAGACATTTCGCGGGACTTTGTCGGGGAAACTCGGGCTGCGATGGTGAAAGTGCGCGTTAAACAAGCCTTCTTTCGGCGTTCCGTACTCAGCGGGTATCACTATCGGTGTTGTATCAGCGGCGTCTCCGATTCGCGTCTGCTAGTGGCCAGTCATATCGTGCCTTGGCGCGATGATGTGGCGATTCGACTTCACCCGGGAAACGGCTTGTGCTTGTCTGCTTTGCATGACAAGGCATTCGACAGTTACTTGTTCTCATTGACAGACGACTACCGAATTGTGCTTTCCGCCGCGTTGGAAAATACGAAAGACAGTTTTTTGCGCGAAGCGTTTCATCCCATCTCTGATCGTCGGATCGAACTCCCCGAGCGCTTTATTCCTGAGGTCGGCTTCGTGCAACGTCATCGTGAGCGCATGCTGGTTTCAGCCTGA
- a CDS encoding circularly permuted type 2 ATP-grasp protein — protein MAIAYDEMHDPLRRVRSHYGAFDNWLNRTPETEIAHKRREAEISFHRVGITFSVYGEESGNERLIPFDLVPRIVPAGEWRMLEAGLRQRVHALNLFLGDVYGEQRILKEARVPRDLVLDNSEYRQEMRGFEVPGGVYSHISGIDLVRAGDGEYFVLEDNLRVPSGVSYMLENRRMMARLLPELFARQQIAPVERYPDMLLDTLREAAPASVDYPVVAVLTPGAANSAYFEHAFLAQQMGVELVEGADLFVRDAMVYMRTTRGPQRVHVLYRRINDDYLDPRVFRAESMLGVPGLFEAYRAGNVTLANAPGTGVGDDKSVYPYVPEMIRFYLSEEPILHNVPTRVLRNADDLAYTLEHLHELVVKEVHGAGGYGMLVGPASTKAEIEEFRLRILADPGNYIAQPTLSLSTCPTFVESGLAPRHIDLRPYILCGRRINVVPGGLTRVALREGSLVVNSSQGGGTKDTWVLESDGGIG, from the coding sequence ATGGCGATTGCGTACGACGAGATGCATGACCCGCTGCGCAGGGTGCGGTCGCACTACGGCGCGTTCGACAATTGGCTCAACCGCACGCCGGAAACCGAGATCGCGCACAAGCGCCGCGAGGCGGAGATTTCCTTCCACCGGGTGGGCATCACCTTCTCCGTGTACGGCGAGGAATCCGGCAACGAACGCCTGATTCCATTCGACCTGGTGCCGCGCATCGTGCCCGCCGGGGAGTGGCGGATGCTGGAGGCCGGGCTGCGCCAGCGCGTGCATGCGCTGAACCTGTTCCTGGGCGATGTCTACGGCGAGCAGCGGATCCTCAAGGAAGCCCGCGTGCCCCGCGACCTGGTGCTGGACAACAGCGAGTACCGCCAGGAGATGCGTGGCTTCGAAGTCCCGGGCGGGGTGTATTCGCATATCTCCGGCATCGACCTGGTCCGCGCCGGCGACGGCGAGTACTTCGTGCTGGAGGACAACCTGCGGGTGCCGTCGGGCGTCTCGTACATGCTCGAAAACCGGCGAATGATGGCGCGGCTGTTGCCGGAGTTGTTCGCGCGCCAGCAGATCGCGCCGGTCGAGCGCTATCCGGACATGTTGCTGGATACCTTGCGCGAGGCCGCGCCGGCCAGCGTGGACTATCCGGTGGTCGCGGTGCTGACCCCGGGCGCGGCCAACTCCGCGTATTTCGAGCATGCGTTCCTGGCCCAGCAGATGGGCGTGGAACTGGTCGAGGGCGCGGACCTGTTCGTGCGCGATGCGATGGTCTACATGCGCACGACGCGTGGACCGCAGCGCGTGCACGTGCTGTACCGGCGGATCAACGACGACTACCTGGATCCGCGAGTGTTCCGCGCGGAATCGATGCTCGGCGTGCCCGGCCTGTTCGAGGCCTACCGCGCCGGCAACGTGACGCTTGCGAACGCGCCCGGCACCGGCGTGGGCGACGACAAGTCGGTCTATCCCTACGTACCGGAGATGATCCGCTTCTATCTGAGCGAAGAGCCGATCCTGCACAACGTGCCGACCCGGGTCCTGCGCAACGCGGATGACCTCGCCTACACGCTGGAGCACCTGCACGAACTGGTGGTCAAGGAAGTCCACGGCGCGGGCGGTTACGGGATGCTGGTCGGGCCGGCATCGACCAAGGCGGAGATCGAGGAATTCCGCCTGCGCATCCTGGCCGATCCCGGCAACTACATCGCCCAGCCCACGCTGTCGCTGTCGACCTGCCCCACGTTCGTCGAAAGCGGACTGGCCCCGCGCCACATCGACCTGCGCCCGTACATTTTGTGCGGGCGTCGGATCAACGTGGTGCCGGGCGGACTGACCCGCGTCGCCCTGCGCGAAGGCTCGCTGGTGGTGAACTCTTCGCAGGGCGGCGGCACCAAGGACACCTGGGTGCTCGAATCGGACGGGGGAATCGGCTGA
- a CDS encoding alpha-E domain-containing protein — MLCRTASDLYWAARNVERAENTARLVDVTLRIALLPERYDRGRKEAAPWRRALDALGLADVVRNRYGRIDAESVQRHLLLSAENPSSVYSCLQAARECARAQRVAITAEMYEDLNVSWLEMRGQTWSRLHADGVNNLLERVKGRSASFRGVTIGTLGRGEGYHFLQLGAFVERAEWAIRLLDIAGSEGDDAETREQAAVDYFRWSALLQSLSAFETYRRLYRGAVNAAGVVDLMLLQEGNPRSLLTCATTAHNVLQTLSGDDSMEVVRQAGALSAHCRYARIDEILEQDLEAWLQASMTRLDRLGNAIHRQFMVSTDVATPVMAARPWSHEQ, encoded by the coding sequence ATGTTGTGCCGGACCGCCAGTGATCTGTACTGGGCCGCGCGCAACGTCGAGCGCGCCGAGAACACCGCGCGCCTGGTCGACGTCACCCTGCGCATCGCCCTGCTGCCCGAACGCTACGACCGCGGCCGCAAGGAAGCCGCACCGTGGCGACGCGCACTCGATGCGCTCGGTCTGGCCGACGTGGTGCGCAACCGCTATGGGCGCATCGATGCGGAATCCGTGCAACGCCACCTGCTGCTGTCGGCTGAGAATCCTTCATCCGTTTACAGTTGCCTGCAGGCGGCGCGCGAATGCGCACGCGCACAACGGGTCGCGATCACCGCGGAGATGTACGAAGACCTCAATGTCTCCTGGCTGGAGATGCGCGGCCAGACCTGGAGCAGGCTGCATGCCGACGGCGTCAACAACCTGCTGGAACGGGTGAAGGGACGCTCGGCTTCATTCCGCGGCGTCACCATCGGCACCCTCGGACGCGGCGAGGGTTATCACTTCCTGCAACTCGGGGCGTTCGTCGAACGCGCGGAATGGGCGATCCGCCTGCTCGACATCGCCGGCAGCGAAGGCGACGACGCCGAGACCCGCGAGCAGGCCGCGGTCGACTATTTCCGCTGGAGCGCGCTGCTGCAGTCGCTGTCCGCGTTCGAGACCTATCGCCGGCTGTATCGCGGCGCGGTCAACGCCGCTGGCGTGGTCGACCTGATGCTGCTGCAGGAAGGCAACCCGCGCTCGCTGCTGACCTGCGCCACCACCGCGCACAACGTGCTGCAGACCCTGTCCGGCGACGACAGCATGGAAGTGGTGCGGCAAGCCGGCGCACTGTCCGCGCATTGCCGCTACGCGCGCATCGACGAAATCCTCGAGCAGGATCTGGAAGCCTGGTTGCAGGCATCGATGACGCGGCTCGACCGTCTTGGCAACGCGATCCATCGCCAGTTCATGGTGTCCACCGATGTCGCAACGCCGGTGATGGCCGCGCGTCCCTGGAGCCACGAACAGTAG